The Flaviramulus sp. BrNp1-15 genome includes the window TCTTTTGACATTCCTCTTGGTGGTGACCTTACTACGCAAAAAAATAATTTGGGAGCGCTTATTATAACTGATGGTCCAGATTTTATATTAGACAATATATACTTCTACAGCGAGTAAGATAGACAATTATAAAATTCAAAATAATAGAAAGATGAATAAAAAAAATAAATATAAAATAAAGGCAACTTTATTAATCTGTTTTATCTCGATTGCAACTTTTGTTTTGTCTAGTTGTTCTACCGATGAAACTCAAAAAGTAACAAACTTTGTAAAATTAACCATGTCTGATGAGTTTGATACAGATGGTGCACCAAATTCTGGTATTTGGGGTTACAATATTGGAACAGGTGATAATGGTTGGGGTAATAATGAATTGCAATACTACACAGACCGAGCTGAAAATGTTACAGTTCAAAACGGCGTTTTAATAATTACTGCCAGACAGGAAGATTTTAATGAATCGTCATACACATCTGCAAGACTTATAACTAAAGGGAAATTTGAACAAACCTATGGAAGATTTGAGGCACGCATAAGATTACCTTATGGACAAGGTATATGGCCAGCATTTTGGTTGTTGGGTGATGACTCTAACGGTACTCAAGTTTGGCCACAAATAGGAGAAATAGACATTATGGAATACGTAGGCAACGAACCTAGTAGAATCTTTGGAACAGTGCATGGACCTGGATACTCTGGAGGAGAATCTATAAGCAAATTCTATGATTTAGGTAATAGCAGATTTGATACTGGGTTTCACATTTTCGGAATTGAATGGGGTCCAGATTACATAAATTATTATGTAGACGATGTACTATACAATCAAATAACTCCAGAGGATGTACCTGGAGAATGGGTATTTAATCGTGGCCCATTTTACATTATATTAAATATAGCTGTTGGTGGGGCGCTACCCGGTTCTCCAAACGCCGAAACAGTTTTCCCACAAACTATGCTCGTAGACTATGTTAGAGTGTATAAAAACAGTAACAACTAAAAAAATAAGAACATGAAAAAACTAATTATAACATTAAAACAAATTTCAATTTTATTCTTAGCATTAACCTTTACAGGTTGTGAGGATGATGACACAGTGTTACCTAAAGTTGTTGCAAACTTTACATATACTATTAACATAGACACTGGAACTGTAACATTTTTAAATATTTCTGAAAATGCTAATACTTATGAATGGGATTTTGGAGATGGTAACGCATCTACCGAAATAAATCCAATAAAAGTTTATAGCAACGGTACTTATACTGTTATTTTAGAAGCTAATAATGTTGCCGGTGCTTCAGATACGTTTCAAGACGAAATAACCATCTCAATACCAGAAATAGTGACTATACCTATTTCTTTTGATGGTGTAAATACAAATTATGGAGCCACAACTTTTGGTGGTGCGTCTTTTGAATTAGTAGACAATCCAGACGCTTCAGGCACAAATACAAGTGCATCTAAAGTTGGAGCCATTACCAATAGTGGAGCTGCTTATGAAGGTTTTTATTTTGATTTAGGTTCACCAATAGATTTAACTACAGATAAAACCATTAAAATGAATTTCTGGTCTAATGCTGCAGTAGATATATTACTTAAGTTAGAAGAAGGTACAGGTGCCGCTGTAGAAGTAGTAGCTAGTCATGGTGGAACAGGTTGGGAAACTATTTATTTCACTTTCGATTCAGACTCAAGTTATTCAAGATTTACAATGTTTGTAGATGGTCCTGGTACAACAGCTGGAACATTCTATATGGATGATGTTATGCAGATTAGTACTACTGATATACCTTGTATAGAAACAAATCTTGAATTACCAATTGATTTTGATTGTAATGGAATTGCTTTTACAGATAAAATTGTAGGAAACGTATCTTTTAATGTTATAGATAATCCTGAATTATCAGGAATAAATGCTGAAGAAAGTAAAGTTGGAGTTATTACAAATGTAGGTGCTAACTGGGAGAATGCTTTCTTTAATTTAGATACACCTGTAGACTTTTCAGTTGATAAAGGCATTGCATTTAAAATGTTTTCAGATCAAGCTTTACCAATTAAATTAAAATTCGAAGATGGTACCGAAGCACCTGTTGAGGTAGATGTAAATCATGGGGGAACAGGTTGGGAAGAACTAACCTTCAACTTCACCTCTACTGCATCGTTCAATGATATGGTAATATTTGTTGATGGACCTGGTACTGCATCTGGAACATTCTATATTGATGATATAGAACAAGTTGCTGGTGATGCTGGAACGCCTTGTGAAGCAGAAGCTATGCAATCGCTTGCTGGTGCAGATTTCAACTTAACATTCATGTCAGATCCTACATCAAGTATTATTGAAGATGGTGGAGATTTCACTTGGATAGATAATCCAGATTTTGATAACGATATAAACAAATCTTGTAAAGTTGGTCAAATAACAAAACTAGGAAACAACCCTTGGGATAACAATCAAATAGATTTAGATGCTAAATTAGATTTTAATGCCAATGAAGGATTAAAAATAAAAGTATGGTCTGCAAGAGCTAATACTGAAGTTAGAATCAAATTAGAGGAAATAGGAACCCCTAGTAATAATGTTGAACAGTTTTTAACTACAACGGTAACAAATGCTTGGGAAGAGTTAACTTTTCCTTTTACGAGTGCAGATAGTGGTAAGTTTGACAAAATCGTGATTTTCTTTGATTTAAACGCAAATAATACAGATACTTATTACTTTGACGATTTAATGCTTTATGGCACAGGTGGTGGAACAGGTGGAACATTTGATGATGGTTTATTAACCAATGGAGATTTTGAAAATGGAGCTGAAGCTTGGATTGGTAATGCCCTTGATGTTCAAACAGAAGGCGATAATTCTTTTAATTTTGCTAATGTTACTACAGTTGGAAATGCTTTTGATGTTAATTTAAGTCAAGTCGTAGAAATTATTGAAGGTAAAAATTATACATTAAATTTTGATGCGTCATCAGACGGTAATCGTACAATGTTAGCTGGTATTGGTTTAAATCAGGATCCATGGACAAATGACACACAATCTGTTAATTTAACTAGCGAAACACAATCGTATACTCTTGAGCTTTCATCTGCTGCTTTTGGTGGTGCAAATAGCCGTGTTATATTCGATATGGGTGCAGACCTTGGTGTTGTTGTAATTGATAATGTATCGCTATTCTGTAATGATTGTGATGGCGGTGGAGGTACCGGTGGTTCTTGTCCTGCTCCACCAGCTGGTGATTTTATCACAGATGGTGATTTTGAAGCTAATGCAGATTGTTGGGAGTTATTTGATAATGGTGGCAGTACAACAATTTCTACTAGCATAAGTAATGGAGGAAGTAATTCTGGTCAGATAATTACAGCTACAGGAGCTAATCCAGGTCTAAAACAAACTAGATTTGGAGCAGGCACTATACAACCAAATACAACCTATGAGGTAACATTTGATATAATAGCTAGTTCAGCATTAGTAGACGGTGCAGTATTCCAAGCCTTTACATTTTCAGAACCAGAAGATGGTTCAGGTTTACCAGCTACACAACATGTACTAATAGCTGGAGACCCTAGTGTTACGGCAACATGGGTAACTCGAACTTATGAGTTTACAACGGCTGCCAATGTAGACGGTGGATTATCCTTGTTGTTTGAGCTAGTTTGTGGTGGAGCAGGAACTTGTGGGGGTACAATAAACATTGATAATGTATCTCTTAAAGTAAAGTAACATAATTCTCTCCAATAGGATTATATAATAAAAAGGCTAGTATAGATTTATTAACTAGCTAGCCTTTTTTTCAATTAAATATTAATTAAAAACACATTTATACAACTTTATGTATAACACCTTTTTTAAAGACGAGCCAAAAGTTTCAGAACAGATGAAAACTATTAAAGGAGAATTAGTAAATATTAATAACGAATCTTATTACAAAATTTCTAATAGCGATGCTATGCGTCCTTTTTTCATGAGTATTGTAAGCGATTCAAATCACTGGATGTTTATATCTAGCAATGGAGGTTTAACTGCTGGAAGAAAAAACAGTGAATCTTCTCTATTTCCCTATTATACTGATGATAAAATAACAGAATCTGCAGAAATTACAGGAAGTAAAACTATCTTTCAAATTCATCAAGAAAATAAAATGGTAATCTGGGAGCCATTTTCTATTCGACAAATGGGTATTTACGAGGTTTCTCGTAATCTTTATAAAAACATTTATGGTAATAAAGTCATATTTGAAGAAATCAACACAGATTTAGGTTTAACTTTTAGATATGAATGGAATTCAA containing:
- a CDS encoding family 16 glycosylhydrolase, producing MNKKNKYKIKATLLICFISIATFVLSSCSTDETQKVTNFVKLTMSDEFDTDGAPNSGIWGYNIGTGDNGWGNNELQYYTDRAENVTVQNGVLIITARQEDFNESSYTSARLITKGKFEQTYGRFEARIRLPYGQGIWPAFWLLGDDSNGTQVWPQIGEIDIMEYVGNEPSRIFGTVHGPGYSGGESISKFYDLGNSRFDTGFHIFGIEWGPDYINYYVDDVLYNQITPEDVPGEWVFNRGPFYIILNIAVGGALPGSPNAETVFPQTMLVDYVRVYKNSNN
- a CDS encoding carbohydrate binding domain-containing protein, which gives rise to MKKLIITLKQISILFLALTFTGCEDDDTVLPKVVANFTYTINIDTGTVTFLNISENANTYEWDFGDGNASTEINPIKVYSNGTYTVILEANNVAGASDTFQDEITISIPEIVTIPISFDGVNTNYGATTFGGASFELVDNPDASGTNTSASKVGAITNSGAAYEGFYFDLGSPIDLTTDKTIKMNFWSNAAVDILLKLEEGTGAAVEVVASHGGTGWETIYFTFDSDSSYSRFTMFVDGPGTTAGTFYMDDVMQISTTDIPCIETNLELPIDFDCNGIAFTDKIVGNVSFNVIDNPELSGINAEESKVGVITNVGANWENAFFNLDTPVDFSVDKGIAFKMFSDQALPIKLKFEDGTEAPVEVDVNHGGTGWEELTFNFTSTASFNDMVIFVDGPGTASGTFYIDDIEQVAGDAGTPCEAEAMQSLAGADFNLTFMSDPTSSIIEDGGDFTWIDNPDFDNDINKSCKVGQITKLGNNPWDNNQIDLDAKLDFNANEGLKIKVWSARANTEVRIKLEEIGTPSNNVEQFLTTTVTNAWEELTFPFTSADSGKFDKIVIFFDLNANNTDTYYFDDLMLYGTGGGTGGTFDDGLLTNGDFENGAEAWIGNALDVQTEGDNSFNFANVTTVGNAFDVNLSQVVEIIEGKNYTLNFDASSDGNRTMLAGIGLNQDPWTNDTQSVNLTSETQSYTLELSSAAFGGANSRVIFDMGADLGVVVIDNVSLFCNDCDGGGGTGGSCPAPPAGDFITDGDFEANADCWELFDNGGSTTISTSISNGGSNSGQIITATGANPGLKQTRFGAGTIQPNTTYEVTFDIIASSALVDGAVFQAFTFSEPEDGSGLPATQHVLIAGDPSVTATWVTRTYEFTTAANVDGGLSLLFELVCGGAGTCGGTINIDNVSLKVK